The sequence GAGCTCTAACAGGTGGAACATAATCTGTTGGTGTGAAGTGGTAGAATCAgcttccccccacacccacatTTACTCTTTAGTCTTTATTCAGGTCCTTTTCCATGTCACTATTAAGAATTTTATGCAACAGTCCTTGTGTTGCAACAGTAGCTTTTGGCTGAAGTTCAAGGTGGTTGCAAAATTATTTACagttcctttttatttatttgatgataagaaataataaaggCCTAGACACCCTTAACTGTCTGCTGAACCTGGAGCACCTTGCTGTAGTGTTGGTTTTTCATCTGCAGGCCTCCTGTCTCCATAATTCCAGCAAGAGATAGCCCTTGGAACTCTGGGAATGCTGATCAGGGGCAACAGCTAAAGCCTCAGTGCAATGTTCAAACTCCTCCCAGCATCCCagtgggctgagcagtgccagaggCTTCGAGCATGTCAGTAGGGAATATTTACAGATTCAGATGCAACCCAACTTTGGGTTCAGTGTCCAAGTTTATTACATGGAACATGCATGTTTGAGcattaaaaatggaatttcagCACAGAGGCTGCACTCAAGCTGTTTATTTGAGTAGCCCCCTCTCTGTGGCAGGTGATCACAGCCTCACCTGGTCCAGGCACGGTGATCAACTACAGTAAAGCTGATGCTTGGGCTGTTGGAGCGATTGCCTATGAAATCCTGGGCCTGGCCAATCCTTTCTATGGCCACGGGGACTCCAGTCTGGAAAGCAGAAGTTACCGGGAGGAGCAGCTGCCAAGCCTGCCCAAGCACGTGCCCCTCGAGGTGAAGCAGGTGATAAAGATGTTGCTTCAGAGAGATCCCAACAAGGTAAGAGGCTGTTGCCTTCAAGACATCCTCTTTGGGAGTATCCCTGGTGGGTCATTTTGCCTTGGAGGGCTGTGGGTGCAGGGGTTAGTCCAGATCGCACTGCAGGATCAAAGGACAACATAAGGATCAAAGCCAAGGAAGTCTTTGCTGAGTGATGAATCATTTCAGGAGATGTTTGTGTTGGGACCGGACCTCACATTGGAGGGTTACACAcaacattatatatatataataagaGTCTCAAAGAGCTTTCAAATTCACAGGGTGTTGCCTTAGGTGGGGCCCCAGGGAGTTTGGGAGGTGCCAATGCTCCGTGCTGGTGATGTGGCCGAGTGCAGCAGGATCAGCTAatctcccctccccttcctcttGCAGAGGTTGTCTGCAAGAGTGGCTGCAAACGTGCTGCACCTGAGCCTCTGGGGTGACAGTGTTGTGGCATCCAGGACCCTGAAACCTGACCAGATGAttgcctggctgctctgccagtCTGCAGCCACCCTGCTCACCAACAGGCTGGCGGAGAAGAGCCAGGTAGAAACCAAAATGAAGATGTGCTTCTTGGCAAACCTCGAGTTTGAAGACCTCTGGGCAGCAATATTCCTGTTGCTGGCCTGGAGAAGTCAATCTGGGTGAAGGAATCACCTGGAACACTGGCATCCTGCATAAATGGCACTTTCTAAAGGCACATAGGAACCTGTCCTTTCTGTCTTGTCTGCAGTCCTGTAGTGCTTTAGGGAACAAACTGCAGGCCTGTGTTTAGGAGCTTGAGTTTCTCTCCAGCAAGTGTTAACCACGCTGCTTTTCTGTCCCTGCTAGAGGAGATGCCCTTGCTTCCTTACCCTGTGGAGGGGAGGGAGTGTGGACCTTGCAGGTGTCCAGAGGTATGTGGTTGGTTTTGCTCCCGTTTGGGAATTAATTGACTTGTAAGTTGTGTGTTGAGTGAAGCAGATTCCTTTCAGAGGGATGACTGGGAGGAGGCATTTTACAGAGAAACATCACAATTTAAGCAACACACAGAAATCCAAGCTGACAAAGGGACCTGCAGTCTCTGTTCTTGAGGTAACCAGGGTGGTTTGAAACTCATTTTCTTCTGAGCTGTGAAATGACAGCCTGAAAACTTCCTGATGAGGTGCTGCCTGGTAACGTGAACGTCAGCAGCACTAAAAACCTCGCAGTTGTACGCAGGATAGTGGAAGCACATCATCCTCAAATCACGCTTATCGTTGTTCTTAACTGTTGTAgctctgtgctggtggctgCCCCAGGGTCCAAGGCTGAGTCAGACTCTCCAGTTAGGTGCTGGTGCTTTGCTCCAAACAAAGTGAGGTTGGGCAGTAGCCCCTGCTTGAAGAGCTTAGTGTGATGCTCTGCTCTGTTACCTGCGTTTGCTTCAATGAAATAATCTCTTTTGCTGGAGAAGATGGCAACATCAATCTTTAAATAACAACAGCCATGTTTATGAAACAGCATTCAATTTCATGGCTATAATTGTGTTTAGAGGAACTTGGAGAAAGTTATTTATGTTTGTTGCACAATAAATTAAAGATTTaatgtggctgtggctgtgtgggTTCTCTCAATCCAATTTGGGCTGTGGAGCATTGGTTCCAGGGTGTCTTAAACACGAATTCAGCTCTTTCCAGTGCTAACTGTGGAACACGGTGTTCTACTCCAAGGGGAATTTCCCAAAGAGGAACAGACCTTGCCGTGGGGATGTGCTTCCTACTCTCCTGCATGATAAATCACTGTCTGCTCCTGCAGTTTCCAGGTGGATAACAGTGGCTGATACACCTAATCATCACAGGGTAACCTGCACTCAGGGTTCTGCACATTGTTCCGGTGCAGCAAAGAGCACAGAGCCTGAGGAATCGGGGGAAATGAGCTTTTGGGGGAGAAAGCTGCAAAAAAACACCTTTGTAACATTGATCTGACCCAAACAAAGTGTGTGCTGCTCTTTCTTACATTACTGAGCTATTGCAGTATGtttctgctgcctttgcttTGTGTGTGCCTAGGTCTGGCATGGATACCCTGGACACTCTGTGGAGCCTTTTGAGGAGTAAATGCTGTTGCTGTGTGGTGGATCTCTAAGCCCTCTTTCTGCCATGAACATCGTTCCTGTgccttccctctctctcccagGTCCAGTCTCTATACAAGTAGGGAGCAGAATTAGGGGCTGGAGCCATCCAGTATCAAGTGTGCTTGTATTTTCCCAACCAGGGTTTTATCTACACTAATGAACTCCACTCATTGGAAACTTGCTTTCCCTGGAAACTGTTTCAATTCTGTCCTCAAAAATGGTCTAAAGTGCTTGTCCGGCAGCTTGTCCCTGTGGTCCTTAAATCCCTGTTAATGCTTCCTCTGTTGCTTGCATTTTGTCCTCCCCGTGGTTCTGCTGTGGTCAGActtcccttttgttttctttcccttctgccTTCTGCTAATGAGacatttttatgatttttcagCATTCTGGGTGCTTTTGTGGAGCACAGGTTAAAAGTACAGGCTGTTAATGCAACAAATGCTGCCATGCTGTCTGTCTGCAAATGCCCaaggggagcaaactgggacaTCTCCCAGCATGTCCCTCTCACCCTGTCCCACTAATCCCTGCACAGGCTCTTGCCCCTCACTGCTGTGTTTGTTCCCAGTGTTTGCCAGGACTCTTCCATTGGGAAAGGGGGTGGCTGGGAGGCTGAATGTGGAGGCTGGGCTGGattcctgcccttccctgggtAGTGGAGTGTCCGGTGCACTTTGATCCCTGGACGGAGGCTTGGCAGAGACAGCTGGTGCTCTGCCCAAGCTGGGAACGGGCTCCACAGCACACCTCGCTGCATTCCCAGTGGGAGAGAGGGTGGGAGTGTGTGGGTCAGGATGaggcctctgctctgggctgcctgcagccagctgctgccccggggagctgggctctgtgctCCCAAGCCAGCTGTGACCACTGTGGTGACTGCATCACACCACAGCCTGCAGCCTCCGGCCCTTCTGGCCGCCTCCAGCTCCCCAGCCAGTGTGTCTGCAGGGTTCCTCCAGCCCCTGgtcccagggagcagagcccccagctgctggagctcgCAGGTCAACGTGCCCCCCAGTGCCCTGCTCGTGGCCCGGCCTGTGGGGGTCTGCTCCATGATGAGGCTTCCAGTGCAGGGGTCTGCGGAGGAACTGGACGTGGCGTTTGTCGGTGTCCCGTTGGACACAGGCACGTCCAACCGGCCGGGAGCCAGGTAagggccagcctgggaaagCTCGTGCTTCCCTCTGGCCGTCAGGCACGGCTCTCCTGTGCTGAGAGGGGTGCTGGCAACAATCAATGCCTGCTGGTTTCCCAGCCATGGCATCGCCCAGGTTCGGCCCGCGCCAGATCCGCGCCGAGTCGGCGATGGTGAGGAGGTACAACGGCAGCACCGGGGCGGCGCCCTTCGACTCCCTGCGGGTGGCTGACATCGGGGACGTGAATGTGAACCTCTACAACCTGCCCGACAGCTGCCGCCTCATCCGGGAGTCCTACCGGGAGATCGTGGCCTCCGGCTGTGTGCCCCTCACCTTGGGTAAGGAGCCCGtgtctccctgtgctgccacTGCGTCCTGGCTCCGTCAAACTCCCTCTACTCCTCCCGTCATTCAATCCAGGCTTGGCAGAAGGCAAGAGATAGATCCGTCCCCTGCCTGGGCTGTTGTGTTGTATGATGGGCAAATTCACAGGCTCTCTGTGAACATTtatttcagaatattctgtgatgtTCCTTCCTTTGGGTCAAAAATGAGGAGGATGGGTCAGTCTGTAAATAAAACCAGTGATGTGTTTTTGGTGTCCTGTTGAGCAGGACCCAAAGCAAGAGCAGGGTTTGTCCCTTGTGTCCCTCCAGCTGAGTGAGCATCAGGCTTTGCCTGACACCTGATTTGGGTGCATGTTGAAGTTTGCAGCTGTTACTGCTTGGCATCACTGAAGGCAGTGAGTGTGTGGAGTAACGAGGGGCAAGTCACCAGTTAGATTGTCCTCAGGCTGATCTATTCAGCTGTCTATTTATAAGCCCAATCAAGGGTCCTGCTCCACAGGCCATCCCTGCTGGCAGTCCTGCATATCTGGTCCTTCCTAGAAGGAAGaccaagagaagaaaagacCCAGGAGAGGAAGCAACCTGTACATGGGAGTGTTAGTTTTCCTTTGGTAATGAATCCCTGCATAAATAAGTGCAGGATAAATGCAAAGAGGGAAAATATTACTTGGGACGAAAAGTAATGagcactgagcagctcctgTAGTGTATTCCCCCTATTCCCTGTGGCCTCTTGCAGGTGGAGATCACACCATAACATACCCAATCCTGCAGGCCCTGACGGCAAAGTAAGTTTCTAATCTGGACTTGGAGAGAAAGGACCTGGTAAAGAGCCTCAGCAAGGTCCTGGTTTGCTGTCcctgctgttggcagggccaccACGCCCGGGACAGGACTAGCATGGTGGCCACCCTGTCTCGACCAGGCACGGTCCCGTGGGCCTGGTGCACGTGGACGCTCACACCGACACTGGGGACGTGGCTCTGGGGGAGAAGATCTACCACGGGAGCCCGTTCCGGCGTTGCGTGGAGGAAGGGCTGCTGGACCGCGGCCGCGTGGTGCAGATCGGCATCCGAGGCTCCTCCTATGACCCCGATCCCCACCAGTACTGCCGGGAGCAGGTAAATGATCCGCAGCCGAGCGCCGCGTGCTCGCCCTGCCATAAATACCATGTCAGTACTATTTACTTGGCTCCAGCATGGAAATGAATTCCTTTTCTTGCCTCTTGTTCCATGCCAGCAGCTTGTCTGCAGGAGAAGCACTCCCGGCTCACTGTGTCAGCTGAGTGTAGTTAGCGTGTTGGGGAAGTGGAAGGTGTTTCCAggttgtcttggtttgaaaagcaaaaccagtgagaggctctaagtcagaaatacaatttattagggaaAGGGAATAAAGAACCAAATATATACAATAGTACAGAAGAAGAACCACTGACAGAGTTTGGGATACAACCTGACGCTGGCTGGCTGGGCGGTGGTAGCAGATATGGttctgtcccagcagtgctcctgcagaCTGATGTAGTTTCCCTCTGGAGGTCCAGTGTAGAGAaggtctcagctgttcctcttggaaGAGGGGATTTATTTGCTGTCTGCACAACCCCCCTTATATCCTTGATGGCATCGTTTGGCTCCTTCCTCTGGCCGGAGCATCTCACAACAGAATGCTGTGATCTTATCAGTCATGTAGCTAAAAGAACAGGTCCTCCTGGAGGGACTTATCTCTGAGTCACGAGATAAGGAAAGGGATTGCAGCTCGAGGTGGTAATGGAATACACCCCAATATTATAACCTAGGACACAGGTGCACTTCTGCAGCTTCGCAGAACGAGGATTGTTCCCTGTAAATAttccccagcagggcaggggatgcTCCTCATCTCCCCTCTTTTCCTAAGCAGGTGCCTGTGTGTCTGTGCTCCCGCAGGGTTTCCGGGTGGTCCCAGCTGAGGAGTGCTGGATGAGGTCCCTGGAGCCGCTGATGAGGGAGGTGAGGGCGCAGATGGGGGACAAGCCAATGTACATCAGCTTCGACATCGATGGGCTGGACCCCGCCTACGCCCCGGGCACCGGCACGCCGGAGATAGCCGGGCTCACACCTGCGCAGGTGAGGGGACACGCTGCCCTGGCCCGCGAGAAAGGCTCTTGTGCTCCCTTTAAAGGAGGTCGtttcaccagcacagcagagtgGAACTTTAGGGAGGCCAGGAAGTGTTTCCTCATAGTGATAAGGATGGGGAAAGCAGAGCCCGGACCGGTCTCCGAGGTCAGATGTGTTTCTTGATCCCAAATCCATTTTTTCCCTAGGCTTTGGAGATTATTCGTGGCTGCAAAGGTCTGAACATAGTGGGGTGTGACCTTGTGGAAGTCGCACCAATGTACGATGTCTCTGGTGAGTCTGAAGGTGCCCGAGGGCAAGACAagcacctggcacaggtggcTGTGGGTGAGAGCTTGGATATACacagatttcctttttttgtcttgttattTTTAGGCAATACAGCCCTCCTGGGGGCAAACCTACTGTTTGAGATGCTGTGTGTCCTCCCAGGAGTGAAGACACTGTGAGGGCAGTtcccacctgccctggggcaaaCACAACTCCATGTCCTCAGCCAGGCTTTCCATGTCCCCTTCCCTTCAGCCAGCATGGGCTTTGCAGCATGAAATAAATGCCATTTACCACTAGAAAAGGTACTTTTTAGCTGGGAAACTGTAGGGAACAGGCTAGACACTCCATTTAACTGGGGTCTGGAACTttggagctgccctgggaaaGGGATAGATGAGGCTAATGCCATTTTGCCTTTGGAATGATTCACATAGCTCACAGGGCTCCTGGAAAAACTGTCACTGGTAAAAGGTTTGTCTCATTAGGATGTTGCAGCAGGACAATGAATGTAGAAGAAGGGAGGATATGAAGGGGGCCTGAGCTTCCTGCTGAGAGTAGGGAGATATTTGACTAGAATGCCTGCTAGTGGAATAACCAGGAATTTCCTATGTCAGGAGTAGTTTAACTCACCTGAAATTTCTGAGACGACATGGAGGTGAGGTTAGTTTGTACATGGAGACACAAAGCCACCTCATCACACattaaaatagtttattttggTTGCGAAACTGTTAATTGTCTTAaaacaaaatgacatcagtgcCTGTtcacaaatacaaaaacaaaacaaaaccccccaaaaataaaaaagacaactTTGCCAAATAAGTTAATTCCCCCCCCTCCCAGTATCAAAAGTGCAAAATAGGTACCTAGTTCTCAGTCCTACTTGTCAGGCTGCGCTCGTGTCCTGGCTCCTGGTTGCTGTGGGtgaaggacagggacaggaacagggacagggaggagtTTGGGAACAACCTCCCCTCTGGGGCCTGTATCCCTTTGCCTCAGCTCTGAGCATGTGCCATCACTCAGGTCTCATAGGAAAGTGCACTAGGACCCAATCTCCTCAATCTTTGGATTAGGAATCACCGTGTGTGAAACAGAGTCACAGGTGTTTAGAAAATGATGGGGTGATggctcagggctgctgggagAGGGCAGATCCCGGGATAAGCAGCTCTGACCGTGGTCTCAAGGCAGCAAACACCCAGAGTGCCACGCTGGCACTGCAGCCAGCTAAACCAGGGGCAGAGCAGCTTGGCTTTTGCTTCAACTCAGGCAAAATTTCCATAAAAAAATCCAGGAGCTGTGCTCctgtccagctgcagccagcacaggtggACTGATGCAAGCACTCACTCAGCTGAACCCTGGCTGAAAGGGGAAGTTAAAAAAGctgtgcaaaaaaagaaaataaatccaagGATTCTGGCAGCGTGCAACACACACAATGGATGTGAAGGCTATAAAGCCTTCTCCCCTTCCTCAGGGTTGGGCTGAATTCCCTCACTGCAGCATACTAGGCACTTTTTTTCCATGAGTTGAGGGTTTTCTCCTTGTTTCTGATCAGCTTAAGAAACAGCAGAGATCCAGAGAGCATTCTTCTGCTACTGCAAATGTTTAAGACATTATGTGGAGCTTTCTGCTGGGCAAAAAACTATTCCAGCCACACATCCTGCATGGCGAGCTGTGGAAAAGTGCAGGAGTGCTGCGGTGATTGCTCCAGCCAGGTGGAAATGAAGTCCAGAAGCATCAGGTggctccctctctgctctctgtcagtgctgcctgtgtgccttcacaggagctcctgggcagggggaagACCTCACCTTCCTTCCCTCTACTTTAGTGCCCCATTCCAAGCCCAGGGTGCACTGGGCTGGAATTAACTAACCTCATGTAGGGATCGTTTGCAGCGTCCCAGCCTTTATTTGAAGCACGTTTTATAGGGGATCTGAGGTACCTGTGGGGGTCAGAGCATGCCAGTCTGCTCCCAGGATGGGGAGATGCAATGAGGCAAGGCTTTGGGAGCAATTAGGGCATGTAGGGAGTGCAATGACTGGAGCATTCCTGGCTTCTGTGGGATCAGCAGCTCGCTCAGGGGTTGGCAGTTATTCCTACTGACTGGCTGCTCTGCTAACATGGTAACTAAGGTGGCAAGGGCTGAGTCTGGAATTAACACCATGTGTTCACTGAGTGCTctgtgttccaagccctgtgGCAAAAGCCACTGGCCCCCATCCTTCTGCTTTGGCCTGATGGTGCCACAGGGCTCCTGATGCACAGAAGGAGGAGGCCTGGGTGCCAGTGTGAGCCCCAGAGCAGTGTAAAGGAAGGACAAACCTCACAGGGTTTCAGTCCTTGCCACGAAGAGAAGCCCTGCTGCCTTGCTTGGTCACTCGAGGAGTGTTAAGCAGCCACGAGGCTGCTGCTTGTCCTCCCTCTGCCTTATCCAGAGGCAGCCTTTCCCTGTGGTGTTGGAAgtggctgctggggcactgctaCAGCAAAGGAacgtcccagcccagagctgtgcagctgctctAACCTCACACACCCCCAATGCTTCCAAAAGATGGAAGAAATacccaagcaaacaaacacaaagcCACGGGAGCAGCCTGAGTGTGCAGAAATGGAGGTTTGGGGTAAGAAGGAAATGGGTGAGAGGCTGAAACCCAACATCTCAACCCCTGACTAAACCAAAGGAGCTTCACACGCACGCAACAGTCTCATGATACAGCACTTCTGGGGCAAGGTTTCAAGAATACAATCGTTGAAGGATGAGGTTCCTCAATACAAAGGAAGGTTGGTTTGTACTACAGCTGGAAAGGTGTTTGCAAGGAGCCTGGGTGACTCCCTGGCAGCTACGTAGTTTTTTTACACATCTACTGGCTCATAGCAGCTCACGCCTACAATCTGAGGACGCAGGTAAAGTTATGGCTCTAGGATACATCGTCTAAAATCGatagaagcagaaaaggcaTCTGAAAAATCAATGTGACATTTAAATGACTCAACACTTTGACAGTATTTTATGGCCGTGCCCTTTCCCTCCCTGTTATGGTTCAGCCAGTGAAGCTGCAGGTGGAACCATGACACGAGGAGCATGAAACATGCAGATCGCCCACGAGCCCACACCACGGGGGGGGTCCCAGCTAAGGTTTGCTTCAAGGAAGATGCTCCTGACCAGATTCTCCATCACTTACCATGGGGAAAGTCGAGAGAGAATGACTGCCTGGTGGGAGGAGGCGTTTCAgaagggcagggcctggagggtcTGCAGGGTCTTGCCAGAGTTACACCATGCACCATGGGCTAAGCACACGGGGACGGGGAGGGAGTACCGGGACCCGGCCTGCATCACCGGCCGCAGCTGGTCCGGACCCAGGGAAGTCACGGATTTCTTCAATCAAGGTAAAACAAGAGGTGGGATGGGGGGGAAGCAGACGTGGCAGGACGAGAGGGGCAGAACAGACTTCTTGGCTCTTCGGTTGTACAGCGTCCAAACGCGCGGCGGGGGCACGTGGGTGCGCCTGGCTGCGCTCCCGCGCTCCGCACGCAGCAGGTGTGTTTTAGTTGCCGGCCCCAGGAGAGTTTGTCTAAAACCTAAGGTCCATTCATCACGCTTGTTTGAGTTTTCCTGGAAAGAGCTGTCCCTTGTCATCTTCATAAAAAGTTTGTCCCCTTAGAATCTCTGTAAAATTCCTCAGTCTAGTGCAGGCCATGAGGGGATATAGAACCTCTGTAAGGAACCCTCTAGAAGGCGTTCCATCCAAAAGGACAATTTgtgtaatttgtttttaatggaTCTAgatcctgggctgcaggaggatttcCCTCTGGCTTCCGCATGTTGTAAAGCATCGTAATCCTCGCACAATCCCAGGGTTCCCCCCTCGTCCCCTGATCTGTGAGGCTTAAAGAGGCAGAAGTATTTCTTGTGGCCGTTCAGAGCCAGGACATAGCCTGTGTAGTCACGCTCGAGGAAATGCTTGTCATACTGGTTTGGGATGGGGGCTGCATCCTGTGCAAACTCCAGCAGATACTCCAGCCACTCTCGGTGCTTGTCCAGGCTAAGGAAGGAGAAGTGAagagagctgctcctgggggaaGAGCAGAGAAGACACTGGGATTAGCACATGTTCTGGGTCTGCTGGACTCCTACTGGACACGTAAGGAATTGTCAAcaagggcagggcagtgctaTGTCATCGCATCTCCTTTTTCAGCTCAGTGTATACAGCACTGTTGTCCTTTCTATTTGTCAAAACACAGGTACAGCCAAAGTGCCACCAGCACCCGATGCCTTTGGCCACCATCACCAAGTCTGGCTAGAAACAGCCTCTTGCTTTTTGGTGGCTCATTGCCACTGATAATGGCAGAGGCTGCTTTGCTCACCAGAAGTGTTCACTCCTGGCAACGGAGCCAACCATGCTCCTCCCATATCATCAGAGCAGCATCACCCAAGTGGTTAATACAGCAACAGAAG comes from Lonchura striata isolate bLonStr1 chromosome 24, bLonStr1.mat, whole genome shotgun sequence and encodes:
- the AGMAT gene encoding guanidino acid hydrolase, mitochondrial, with the translated sequence MRPLLWAACSQLLPRGAGLCAPKPAVTTVVTASHHSLQPPALLAASSSPASVSAGFLQPLVPGSRAPSCWSSQVNVPPSALLVARPVGVCSMMRLPVQGSAEELDVAFVGVPLDTGTSNRPGARFGPRQIRAESAMVRRYNGSTGAAPFDSLRVADIGDVNVNLYNLPDSCRLIRESYREIVASGCVPLTLGGDHTITYPILQALTAKHGPVGLVHVDAHTDTGDVALGEKIYHGSPFRRCVEEGLLDRGRVVQIGIRGSSYDPDPHQYCREQGFRVVPAEECWMRSLEPLMREVRAQMGDKPMYISFDIDGLDPAYAPGTGTPEIAGLTPAQALEIIRGCKGLNIVGCDLVEVAPMYDVSGNTALLGANLLFEMLCVLPGVKTL